Below is a genomic region from Timaviella obliquedivisa GSE-PSE-MK23-08B.
GAACGGATCCCCCATTTCCTCTAAAACATTTTTAACCCAACTCCTGCCCACCCTGTCTCCCGATGTTCGCTGCTTGCAAATGAAAGATCTTTGGGAAGGTCGGACAGTTGCCAGTACCTGCGGTAACCAAGTTTTCAACCTTGCTACGGCAAAAAGCTGGGCTAAGCAAGAAGACGCAACTGACCCCGATCGCCTCAAAGTCCGAGCCGTTGAGTTCGATCGCACCCAGCGGGTCACCCAAACTGACAGAACCAGCCAGCTTAACCTGATTATCAGCACTCCCATCTATACCCCCAGTGGGCAGCTTCGCTACAGCCTCTCAGCAGAAACGATCTTAAAGCAATTGGAAAGCGGTGGTGACTCGTTGCTAGAAGGCTACACCGCCGTAATGGACGAAAATGGTACTTTCCTGGCTCACCCCTACCCCGATCGCGTGGGCAAACAACAGGTCAACACTCGCTTCCAAGACATTTTAAATAACGTCAAAATAAACGAACCGGGCGTACGGCAAGTTTTTGGCATTTCAGATGCTGAAACCGAATGGGTAGCAGGATTTAGTCCCCTTACCTTGTCTAGCCCAACCAATGAAAACCGTAATTGGGCAGTGCTAGCCGTTACTACCACCGAAAGCGCCCTCCAAGGGCTAGAAAATATCAGGCAGAGCTTGCTAATTCTAACGGCAGGGCTACTAGCGGCTCATTTGTTAGCCATGGTTTACATGGCACGTGATTTGGCACTACCCATTGAACAGCTAGGCAAATACGCCCTGCGAATTCATCGGCGCAATTCCTCTGAACGAGCGCCTCGTAACTTTAGAATTCGTGAACTTAACCACTTGGCAGAAGTGCTAGACAACATGGTGGGGCGCTTAGAAGAACGTGCCAAAGAGTTAGAGTCGGCGTGGCAAGAGGCAGAAGCCGCTAACCAAATTAAAAGCGAATTCCTCGCCAATACCTCCCATGAACTTCGGACTCCACTCAACGCTATTATCGGCTGCATTCGGCTCGTTAAAGACGGCTGCTGCGATAGCCATGAAGAAGAAGTAGAGTTTCTAGAGCAGGCAGATAAGGCAGCAATTCATCTACTGAAAATCATCAATGACCTCCTTGATATTCAAAGAATTGAAGAAGACAAGCTGCCCTTAGCCATTGAAACAATTGATATCCGGCAAATTCTTAAAGATGCAGTAGCGCTCGAAACCGTACAGACTAATCAGAAAGGTTTGCAGCTAATTGTTAAAGCTTGGCCCCAGCCCTTGATGGTGCGAGCAGACCCCGCGCGGTTGCGGCAAGTGTTGCTCAATGTGCTCTATAACGCTGCTAAGTTTACCGACGAAGGCAGCATTACGGTTGAGACTCGTATAGACTCGGCACCCTCGATTCATGGCTCAGACCAAGGTGAGAAAATTCAGGGTGAGCAAAACGGGCATTCTGCCCATGCATCAGGAAAAAATTGGGTCATTCTCTCAGTGAAAGATACGGGCATTGGCATCGATCCAGCCCAGCAGCACAAGTTATTCCGCCCGTTTGTGATGGTGGATGGCACCACTACTCGTAAGTTTGAAGGGACAGGGTTAGGGCTAGCAATTTCTCGGAACCTGATTGAGCTAATGGGGGGACGGATTAGTCTTTACAGTGATGGCATGGGGCTAGGGACAACGGTAAGGATTTCTTTACCCGTTTTTGAGACGGCTCAACCTATTGTGGTACCGCTTATAGAAGGGGACGAAATGAAGACAGCGATCGAGCCCTCGGTCATGAGCCAGCCAGGATAAAGCCACTTAGGGCAAGGAAATTGTCGATTTAACTTCTATGACTTGCCCATTCTGGTTGAGCGATCGCGTTAAAGCCGACAATACTTCTACTAACGCTGCACCCAACCCACCCGACGAAATATGCGAGGGTTTATTTTGCTGAACGCAGTCTAAAAAATGCCGACAGACTTCTCGAAGCGGCTCAGTTTGAGCAAACTCCAAAATTTGCTGTTGCTGATTCACTGGGGAAAACTGCTGCCCCATCGCCTCCAAGTGACCGCGCTGGAAAGTGAGCGGCGCAGCGGGCAAAAGCTCGTCAAAAACCAAGGTGCCGCGATCGCCCACCAAACACAGCCGCCGCTGCTTATCGGGGTTAGACCAGCACAGATGAATAAACGCCTGAAACCCGCTTGGGTAAGTTAACTTCACCCAAACCAAATCAGATAAGCCCTTAGGAAAAAGAGGCTCTGTTTGGGGCTGAA
It encodes:
- a CDS encoding two-component sensor histidine kinase translates to MAMLGQSSFRRILLLRILLLSIPILFLGTGVTFRKARESLLRTAKANLEQSAVRKAASIQSHIDAVGNNLAIASQTAALKNGSPISSKTFLTQLLPTLSPDVRCLQMKDLWEGRTVASTCGNQVFNLATAKSWAKQEDATDPDRLKVRAVEFDRTQRVTQTDRTSQLNLIISTPIYTPSGQLRYSLSAETILKQLESGGDSLLEGYTAVMDENGTFLAHPYPDRVGKQQVNTRFQDILNNVKINEPGVRQVFGISDAETEWVAGFSPLTLSSPTNENRNWAVLAVTTTESALQGLENIRQSLLILTAGLLAAHLLAMVYMARDLALPIEQLGKYALRIHRRNSSERAPRNFRIRELNHLAEVLDNMVGRLEERAKELESAWQEAEAANQIKSEFLANTSHELRTPLNAIIGCIRLVKDGCCDSHEEEVEFLEQADKAAIHLLKIINDLLDIQRIEEDKLPLAIETIDIRQILKDAVALETVQTNQKGLQLIVKAWPQPLMVRADPARLRQVLLNVLYNAAKFTDEGSITVETRIDSAPSIHGSDQGEKIQGEQNGHSAHASGKNWVILSVKDTGIGIDPAQQHKLFRPFVMVDGTTTRKFEGTGLGLAISRNLIELMGGRISLYSDGMGLGTTVRISLPVFETAQPIVVPLIEGDEMKTAIEPSVMSQPG